GAGCACACCGTTGGTGAACCCGCCGAGGACGGCGCCGCGACGGCCGCCGGTGGCGTTGCCGTACACACCAGCGGCACCGCCCGTGAAGAAGTGAGGGACGAGGCCGGGCAGAATCAAAGCGATCCCAAATGCTGGGTTGAGCCACGCCGCCAGCACAGCCAGTCCCACCAACCCGCCGACGAAGGAGGAGATGAAACCGAGGAGGACGGCGTTTTGTGCGTAGGGGAAAACGATTGGGGCATCAAGCGCCGGGATAGCGCCTGGGACGACCTTGTTGGCGATGCCTTGGAAAGCGGGAATCAGCTCACCGAGGATCGTGCGGACACCGAAAAGGATCACCGCGACCGCGACACCGAACTGCAAACCCTGGGTGACGGCCTGCATGTAGTAGTTGCCGATATTTGCGGCACCGTCGGGGAAAGCGGCGAACGCGGCTTCGCTGCCCACTCGGATGTGGAGGAGCGCGGCGACAGCGACGTACATGATAACCATCGAAAGCGCTGTGGAGACCATCGAGTCACGCAGAAACCGCAACCCCTCGGGCAGACGAAGGTCCTCCGTGGAGTCAGACATTTTATCCCCCTTGCCGCCGACGGCTTTGCCGACGGCACCCGCGGCGACGTACCCGGCGGTGCCGAAGTGACCAATGGCAATCGAGTCATTCCCGGTGATCCTGCGGGTCCAGGGGTGAGCGATGGCCGGCAGTGACACCATGAGGACACCGAGTAGAGCGGCTCCGAGAAGTACGACGACCCATGCGTTGTAGCCTGCCGAGGCCAAAATGATGGTGAGCATTGTGGCCATGAATAAGACGTGGTGGCCGGTGAGAAAAACGTAGCGCAGTGGCGTGAAGCGGGCGAGGATGAGGGAGACTGCAAACCCGAGGATCATCAGCCACGCAACTTGCGCGCCGTATTGTGCCTGAGCGATGCCGGCGATCGCTTCATTCGTTGGGATCACTCCCTGCGCGCCAGTTGCGCCCTGGATCATTTCTCCGAGCGGTTCCAATGAGGCGACGACGAGGGTGGCGCCCGCCCCGATGAGCAAGAAGCCGAGCGTTGCTTTGATGGCGCTGCCGACGACTTGACCTGCCGGTTTTCGCAAAGCGATCAGGCCGACCGCCGTGATGATGCCGATGAGGAAGGCGGGAACAGCGAGAACCTCGTTGACGAGGAACTGCGGGATGGAAAGAAGTGTGTCCATAGTGGTGTCCTAGATGCCGTGGATGTCCTGGATGTCCTAGATGTCGTAGAGTTCGCGGAGGGCGGAGTCAACCTCGCCGGTTGATGTGAAGTCCTCGATGATATAAACCGGCACACCGAGATCACCCAAGGTGCGGGCGATTTCGCCGGAGGTGAGGATGACGTCGGCCTCCTTGGCTTTGCCTTTTGCCGAAATTGTGTCCGTCGCCTCCACATTGATAAACGGCGCCCACCCCCATGTGCCGAGGACGTCTTCGAGGGTGTTTTTGAGAAATAGTGAAGTGCCGAGCCCGTTTCCGCAGACAGTTAAAATCTTGTTCTTAGGCTCCGTGGAGTAAGAGGCTGTGTCTGTGTCTGTGTCCGTGGTGGCTGGGGTGGGTGCGGTGCCGCCAAGAACTTGACGTAGCTGCGCGGGGGTCAAAGCCGCGTCCAGCTCCTCGCGGCGCTTGCTTAAAACGGTGGCAATGTCGGCCATTGCCTGTTGGTGGCTTGTCGAATCCAGCGCTGCCAGCGCGACGACGATTCGGACGGGGTCGTTTTTGGGGTGCCCGAACTCGACAGCTTCGGTGAGGTGTAACCAAGAAACAGTAGTTTTCCGCACTGCGGAGGAGGGGCGGGCGTGAGCGAAAGCGAACCCAGGGGCGACAACTATGTAGGGTCCGTTGTTCTTGACGGACTCCACCATGGCCTCCGTGTAGGAAGGGTCGACGTTTCCGGTGGCGCTAAGGAGGCGACCGGCTTGCCGGATTGCATCTTCCCAGGAGTCGGCAGTGGCGGCGAGATCGATCGACTCATCGGCCAATAGTTCGTTGATGGTAGGCATACTTAAAAGTTTAGTGCCGCACGGCGGCATGGTAACTCCTTAAGCTCCCAACCCGGACAGTTTCGCCTCCCTGCGCAAAAGCGTGCGGTCTTCTTCCGGGATCAATGAGCCTCCTGTTAGCCAAGCTAGGTGGGTGCCTTTTTCTTCGGCGCGTGAAGCGACGAGAGTAGCTACGGCGGCGGAAGGCTCGACTAGCACTCCAGTTGCTTCTTCGAGCTGGGCGGTAGCTCTTAGTGCCTCCGTATCTGTCACCGTGTGGAAACCGGAAAACAAATGCGCCACCTCGCGGCTGACCAGGGGAGAGGGCCGCTGCACCGCGAGCCCGTCGGCGATGGTCACTCCTGATAAACCAATATCCGCGCAAGAGATTTCACAGCCGCGGCCGGTGATTTGGCCGAGCGTCATCGCTGGGCAGGTCACCGGCTCCACCACGTGGCAGCGCACTGCGTCGCCGTAGACCATCTTCACGCCGAAGGTGACTCCGCCAGGCCCGCCGCCGACCCCGCAAGGCAGATAAATGTGCAAGGGATTGGTGGCGGAAAACTTCATTCCCAACGCGTCGAACTGCGCTTTGAGGCGCTCGCCAGCCACGGCGTAGCCGGCGAGCAGGCCGAGGGAGTCCTCGTCGTCGATGAAAAAGGCGCCGGCCTGCGTGGCTGCGTCGCGCGCCGCCGCGATGACATCGGAAAACTGTGCGTCGTGTTCGACTACTTGCGCCCCTTTGTCAACTAAGCGGTTCTTCTTCCACTGCTTCGCATCAGCCGACATGTGGACCTCTGTGTCGAAGCCGAGGGCGGGGCCGACCGTGCCGATGGACAGGCCGAGGTTTCCGGTGGAACACACCACCAGCGGCGGTTTGTCTACCGGGTATTGCTCGGACAGGCGAAAAACTTCATGGATGCCGCCGCGTGCCTTGATGGAACCCGAAATGGGAAGGGCGTCGTCGCGCTTGAGCCACACGTCGCGGTCGTTGACAAGCGCGCGCTGGAGGGCTGATTCGATGACGCCATGTCCGCCGTAGGTCTTTGCCACCCAAGGCTCGAAGCGGGAAAAGCGTGCGGCGGCCTCGTGTACCTTCGCGACGATGTCCGGGTTGAGGTAGTTACTGGTTTCCCCGCGGCGCCAGCTCACCGGTTTGGCCGCGACCAAGGAGTCGACAATGCGCAAGGTTATTCCACCACGATCCCGAGGTGGAGCGAGAGCAGTTCGTGTGCGCCGGGTCCTGGCGGAAGCGCAGCCAGCTCCGCTGCCGTGTCCGCGGTGACGGGGATGATCCACCCAAGGTTCGGATCGAGGGCGGGAGCGGCAGGTGTTTCGACGGGCACGAAGGTGACATCGCGTTCGCCTGGGCTGGTCAGGCGCACAGGGGATTCGATTAGGCGCAGTGGATCGATAGTTGAGGTCGTGATAATCACGAGCATTTCATTGCTATCGGGGGAGAGGTTGGCGGTGTGCACGTTGAGCTTGTCGACGCCGACTTCTCGCCACGACTGTGGATAGTCGATGAGAGGGGCGGAGGCATTCCCGGTGAGGAAAGCGCGCATCCGATCTAGAAATCCCATGTTGGTAGCTTAACGCGGTGTGCAAGCCCCCGACTACGGTAAATGGCATGGAAAACCCCGAGGTTGTCGCGCATCGCGCGGAGATGGTTTTGCCGTACGGTGTGGGCCGCGTTGAGGTTGTCGCACCACCTGGGGTGCGGCCGCATCCTTTGACCACGCCCGGTAATCGGTTGACGCGCGCCGGGTGGGTGTTGGTGCTCAAGCGGCTCGTTGCTGACTTTTCGGTTGATGCAATGGTCGACCGTGCCGCAAGCCTTACCTACTACACGCTGCTCTCGCTTGCTCCGGCGATGGTGGCCACGTACTCTTTCTTGCTTTTGTTGTTGCCCGCTGATGATCGTGAGATCCCGCTGCTTTTTGCTGAATTGGTCGAGCGCTACATTCCCAGCCAGTTCCAGATGCAGGCGCTCGCTGTTGCCGACACCATCGTGGGCACTCCCTCGGAAAATAAGGTGGCTTTGATTGTCTCCGGGTTGCTGTCGCTTTTGTCTGCCTCCGCGTATATGCGCTCCTTTTCGCGCAACGCCAACGTGATTTACGGGCGCGTGGAGGGCCGCAATTTCTTGCTGACGTGGCTGACTATGGGTCTGGCTACGGTCGTGTTGGAAGCCGGCGCGTTGGTGATCATTGTGGCGAGCTTGATGAGGGAGTCGTTGATAGTCAAGGTGCTTGGGCCGGTCGCAGAACCACTCGGTGTGGTGGAGGAGCTGGAGTATATGACCTCCATTTTTCTTCCAGTGTGGAGCTGGTTGCAGATGCCCTTTATCGCTGTGGTTTCTCTTGGGTTAGTCTCGATGCTTTTTTATGTCGCCCCGAATGTGCGCCGTGGACGCTTCCGTGTTTTTACTGTTGGGGCTTTGTTGTCCTTTTTGCTCAGTGCGGTGATTTGGCTGGGTTTTGGTTTGTATACCTCTCTGGTGGGGGTGCGCTCCGCCTACGGGGCCTTTGGCACCGTGCTGACTGTGCTTTTGCTTGTTTGGTTGATGAACGTGGTGCTCCTTGTTGGCGTGAAGGTCGATGCTGAGGTTTTGCGCGCCAAGGAGCTGCAGTTGGGATATGGTTCTGATGTTTTGATCCAGGCGCCGCCGAAGTCGATGGAGGCGGTGAAGTTTCGTATTCAGGTCCAGCGTTGGCTGGATAAGACGGCGGCGCGGGTGAAGGGGCAGCCTGGCGGTTAGGGTGTGGGGAGCGCGTGGTTGTTTCAAGGCTGTGTGTTGGGTTGCGTTGAGTGCGTGCTAGCGTCGTGTCCGTGACAGCATTGAACGGTGTTCAAGAAATAGCCGAGATTGACGCGCAGCATATCTGGCACCCCTACGCCGAGCCCGGACAGTTCAACTACCCCGTGCGCGCCACCAACGGTGCTTTCATCGAGCTTGAGGATGGCCGCACGCTTATCGACGCCATGTCGTCGTGGTGGTCCGCCGTCCACGGCCACGGCCACCCCCGCCTCGTGCGCGCGGCCAAAAACCAAATCGAAAGGTTTAGCCACGTGATGTTCGGCGGGCTCACACACCGACCTGCCGCTGAGCTCACCCGCAACCTCCTCGACCTGACCGGCGGAGAATTTACGCACGTGTTTTATTCCGACTCGGGTTCGGTGTCGGTGGAAGTGGCTATGAAGATGGCCCTGCAGTACGCCCGCGGAATCAACGCCCCCCGAGCGAACCAAGTTTTTGACTTGGCGCGGCGGCTACCACGGCGACACCTTTGCGGCGATGAGCGTGTGCGACCCGCAAGGCGGCATGCACGCGCTGTGGTCGGCAGTGCTTGCACAGCAGGTCTTTGCTCCGGCTCCCCGCTGCCCGGTGCGCCAGCCGAGGACTACCTGGAGCTCATCGACAGCCTCGTCGGAAAGGACGTCGCTGCGATCATCGTGGAGCCCCTCGTGCAGGGCGCGGGCGGTATGCGTTTCCACGACCCGTCACTGCTGCGGGGGCTGCGAAAGATTTGCGACAGTCACGGCATCGTCTTGATCGCCGATGAGATTGCTACCGGTTTCGGGCGCACTGGGCACCTTTTTGCCACTCTCGACAACGGGGTGGTTCCTGACATCATGTGCGTCGGCAAGGCTCTCACCGGCGGGTTTATGACTCTAGCTGCGACGTTGGCGACGAGGAAGGTGGCGCACACGATGCAACCAAGCGCTTTGCTGCACGGGCCGACGTTTATGGCTAACCCGCTGGCCTGCGCGGTAGCCGCCGAGTCCACGGCGATGATCGCGGCGGGTTCATGGCGCGGTCAAGTTCGCACCAT
The Corynebacterium sp. BD556 genome window above contains:
- a CDS encoding PTS ascorbate transporter subunit IIC; this translates as MDTLLSIPQFLVNEVLAVPAFLIGIITAVGLIALRKPAGQVVGSAIKATLGFLLIGAGATLVVASLEPLGEMIQGATGAQGVIPTNEAIAGIAQAQYGAQVAWLMILGFAVSLILARFTPLRYVFLTGHHVLFMATMLTIILASAGYNAWVVVLLGAALLGVLMVSLPAIAHPWTRRITGNDSIAIGHFGTAGYVAAGAVGKAVGGKGDKMSDSTEDLRLPEGLRFLRDSMVSTALSMVIMYVAVAALLHIRVGSEAAFAAFPDGAANIGNYYMQAVTQGLQFGVAVAVILFGVRTILGELIPAFQGIANKVVPGAIPALDAPIVFPYAQNAVLLGFISSFVGGLVGLAVLAAWLNPAFGIALILPGLVPHFFTGGAAGVYGNATGGRRGAVLGGFTNGVLITFLPAFLLQALGSFGAQNTTFGDADFGWFGILVGLAARVGNVGGLALLVLIGAAVFALGLWSQKKLVDSDWDPTPHRPFPASAAAVTSFAPTAADATASQSRQRRYPKIAPPAGAPVPPPAPAAN
- a CDS encoding PTS sugar transporter subunit IIA → MPTINELLADESIDLAATADSWEDAIRQAGRLLSATGNVDPSYTEAMVESVKNNGPYIVVAPGFAFAHARPSSAVRKTTVSWLHLTEAVEFGHPKNDPVRIVVALAALDSTSHQQAMADIATVLSKRREELDAALTPAQLRQVLGGTAPTPATTDTDTDTASYSTEPKNKILTVCGNGLGTSLFLKNTLEDVLGTWGWAPFINVEATDTISAKGKAKEADVILTSGEIARTLGDLGVPVYIIEDFTSTGEVDSALRELYDI
- a CDS encoding D-serine ammonia-lyase, with translation MRIVDSLVAAKPVSWRRGETSNYLNPDIVAKVHEAAARFSRFEPWVAKTYGGHGVIESALQRALVNDRDVWLKRDDALPISGSIKARGGIHEVFRLSEQYPVDKPPLVVCSTGNLGLSIGTVGPALGFDTEVHMSADAKQWKKNRLVDKGAQVVEHDAQFSDVIAAARDAATQAGAFFIDDEDSLGLLAGYAVAGERLKAQFDALGMKFSATNPLHIYLPCGVGGGPGGVTFGVKMVYGDAVRCHVVEPVTCPAMTLGQITGRGCEISCADIGLSGVTIADGLAVQRPSPLVSREVAHLFSGFHTVTDTEALRATAQLEEATGVLVEPSAAVATLVASRAEEKGTHLAWLTGGSLIPEEDRTLLRREAKLSGLGA
- a CDS encoding YihY/virulence factor BrkB family protein translates to MENPEVVAHRAEMVLPYGVGRVEVVAPPGVRPHPLTTPGNRLTRAGWVLVLKRLVADFSVDAMVDRAASLTYYTLLSLAPAMVATYSFLLLLLPADDREIPLLFAELVERYIPSQFQMQALAVADTIVGTPSENKVALIVSGLLSLLSASAYMRSFSRNANVIYGRVEGRNFLLTWLTMGLATVVLEAGALVIIVASLMRESLIVKVLGPVAEPLGVVEELEYMTSIFLPVWSWLQMPFIAVVSLGLVSMLFYVAPNVRRGRFRVFTVGALLSFLLSAVIWLGFGLYTSLVGVRSAYGAFGTVLTVLLLVWLMNVVLLVGVKVDAEVLRAKELQLGYGSDVLIQAPPKSMEAVKFRIQVQRWLDKTAARVKGQPGG